Genomic segment of Streptomyces sp. SAI-127:
CTCCACGGTGAACGCGATGTGGGCAACTTCCGCCGCGGTGAGCGCGTTCCGCACCCGCTCGATCGCGTCGAACTCCTCCTGCATGTCCGACACCAGCAGGGCACGCCCGGGCTGCGGGCGCCGCCGCTGTACGGGCACGCTCCACGAGCCCCGACCGATACTCCCCGCCACGTGGCCGCCCGGCGCCGCGAGGGTCTCCGTGTGGGCTGTCCGCAGGAGCCGCAGCAGAGGCTCCCAGGTGGCGAAATCATGCAGCGAGGACAACAGCAGCCTCCGGCCGGCTCGGTGATCATGACGGTGGTGATTATGTCGTCCGCCGCCGACAATCACGTCAGCCGTCCGGTGTCGTCCAACAGCGAGAGATTAGCCGGCGATCAGTTGAATCTGTCCTCCTGTCGGCGCGGCGCTCCTGGCGAGGCAAGAGACGTGCCGGAGCCCCATCGGAGCCAGGCCGTCCTCGATGCCGAACTCTCACACCGCCGACCTCTGCGCCGGCCCCACAGAAGTCGAGGACGCCAACCGCCTTGCGGCAAAGATCGACACTGAACGCTCAGCTCGCCAAGTGTCACGCTCACTCGCCAACTGAAGCGCTCAGTCACCCAATGAGCCGACGCACGATAGGTGTCACCAGCGACGAACGCCGACCTGCGGCGCCGCGTCGGCGAAGCAGGGTATTTGTTACCGGCATCGGCACGCTACTCGTCACCGGCGATGGAATCGGCTGGGTTGCTGTCACCTACACACCACGCCGGAAGCGGGCCGAGTTTGCCAACGACTCCCGGACGGCTCCCAAAGGGCTCGCCGCAGCGACGGCGGCGCGGAACTCCTGGGTAATGAGGGTGACCGTGCCGCGCTGATTCGCAGTGAGACTCCACAACCGCGGCGCGCTGCCGTACGTCCTACTCTTGAGCACCAACCGGAGTCGGCCACGGGGGAACGGGACGCGGACCATGCAGAAGGACACGGTCGTCCAGCGCATCACACGGTTCTTCTGGATCCCCCGTGGTGCAGGACGGCAGCAACCCACGCCCTATTGGCGGCTGATAGGGGTGTGGCTGTTGGTGCTCGCCTTCGGGGCCACGGTCACCGCGGTGGGTTGGGACGATGAATTCGGCGGTTCCTACATCATGGCTGTGATGCTCCTCTGGAATGTCGTCGACGACATCATCGATGGGGTACGGCACCGCTGGCCGGCCGCACTGGCCGCAGTGGCGCCCCTTTCCGGCGCGAGCCGGCTCACCAGCGCCGCCCTGCCCGGCTCCCTCGAAGCGGCTTGGGCGGCGACCATCGCCTCCGCCGCCGGCGTCACACTCGGGTTCGCGGTGGCCGCCGCGATCACGCGACTCCCGGAGCGCCTGGCGGCGGCCCGTTGAGGGTCACGTTCCCGGGTTCGATGGGGGATGCCCGCTGGCTCGGTGACAACAAGGATGCCTTTGTGACAACTACCTTGCTTCGGCTCACCCAAGCAGGTGCCGGGCCCGCCGATCGGTGTGAGGTCAGTAGTCGAGGTCGAGGTAGTCGATGTCGTTGAGGGTGACGTCGGAGAGTCCCAGAGCGCGGCTGCCGCTGTCCTGGAAGTAGATCTCTTTGAGTCCTTCGGCGATGATCTGGCGCATCTGCTGGCCGCTGGCGCCGGGGTTGCGGGCGTCGAAGAGGCGCTGCGCGTACGCCGGGGGGAGATGCACCGTCAGGCGGGGGAATCTTCCGTCGTCGGTCGTACCGATGGGCGCCGTGTACCCGAACCGTGCCGTGGTCTCCACGGTGATCCCGGTGGCGGTGGCGGCTTGTTGCTGTCGGCGTTTGCGGACCTGGGGCTGCCAGCGCTGCCGTACGGCGGCGTCGATCCGATCCGCGATGGCCCGGGGCGGGTGCTTGCGTTCGCCTTTGCGGTAGCGCTCCACCGACCGCTGGCTGACGCCGATCTCCTCGGCGACAGCCCGGGTCGTCTTGAGCTGCTTGATCAGGTAGCCGATCTGCCCTTTGAGTGTCTTGGGCGGCTGGCGGGTGAAGCTCTCCTGGTCGGCCCGCTCGATGGCGTCCTCGATCTCTGCCACGGCTCAGCCCTTCTCGACGGTGGGGTCCTGGCCGCCGGTATCGGCCGGCGGGAACCGGGTGTTGTGCGTGGGGCCGGTGTCGGGCACTGGCCTACTCTCCTTCGTCGAGGACGGCGTCGCCGCCCTTGATGTGGCGGGCGGGGTTGTAGCCCTGCTCCATGAGGTCGACGGCCCAGAGCATGGTGTGAGTGGGCGCGTTGGTGGCATTGGGTGGGTGTCAGCGGGATGGGATGCTCGGTGCCTGGTCATGGGGGGTGGTTGCGGCCGGGTCTGCTGTCATGGGGTGACCAAGTGGCTGCTTTTTTCCGGCGAGTGTGGGGTAGGTCGGCTGTCGTGGGGGTGGCTGTTCCTGTGGTGTGAGGGACAACCGCAGTGACGCTCGCGAGACTTGGACTCGGCAGTGGGTGGGCGAGGGAGTTCCGATGAGGACGCCTGACGGGCTGGATGAGTTTCGTTGGCGGTGGATGCTTCTTCGCCGTCCGAGGACTGAGTGGTTTTTTCTGCTGCACGCCGCGACGGGGCCTGCTGGGTTCCAGGATATTCGTGTCTACGGGCGTGACGGGATATCGGATGCGCGGCTGGTGTGGAAGGTGTGTCATCAGTGCGAGCGGGGTGTCATTTCGAAGATCTCGCTCTCTCCGGATGTGCAGCGGCAAGGTCTCGGTACGCGCCTTGTCGGCAGGGCACTTCTGGACGGTCCGGGGTATCGCTGGTCGACCAGTAGCCAGTCCCCGGATGGGCGGGCGTTCTTCCGGGCGATGGCGGCTCGCACCGGCGGCGAGTTCGTGGCGGGGGCCCGAACGTGCGAGCACATCCTGGAGAGTCGGCCCGGGCGCCATAAGCCGGTACTGGACCGGCGCCTCCATCGGGCGCGTCGCTGACGGCCGGCGTTCGGGGTGCTGGCAGTGGTTCACGGGGCCGGGTCGTGGAAGTGGTTGCTGTCATGGGGTGACCGGGTGGCTGTCACGGTGTGGTTAGCAGGTTGCGGGCCGGCTGTGTTGGGTTTGCCTGTTTTTGTGTGGGTGGGTGGCCGGGGCGGGTGGGGTTGGCCGTGTGACGGTTTTGCAGGCCCCGGTGGGGGAGGCGGTGTCGGGTCCGGCGGGTTCGGCGGAGGCTGGCCGGGTGGTGCGGTCGGTGGTGGTGCGGCGGCTGCTGGCGGTGGAACGTGAGGGCGGTTTGTCGGCGTTGCATGTGCGGATCGCGGCGGGGTTGGCGGGGGTGTCGGAGCGGACGGTGTGGCGGTGGCTGGCCGAGGGGCGGGTGGAGGCGCGGCCGCGGCGGGGCGGGTTCACGGTGGGCGACCCGTTGTGGGAGGTGCTCACCCAGGTCGGCGGGAACGTCGCCGAGTTGCGCCGCAGGATGCTCCGGGCACAGGAGGAGGGCGTGCTGGAGCGGTGGGGGGCGGAGTTGGTGCCGTCCCTGGCGACGCTGCACCGTGCGATCAAGGGCGAGCTGAGGGCGGGCCGGGTGCTTCAGGTCGCCCGCACGGCGTCGGGCCGGGTGGAGCCGAGCCGGTACGACCGGGCCCTGGCCGAACTCGGCTTCACAGATGGTGCGAACGGCCCGCCGGTCGTGGACGGCCCGGACGCCTTGCCGTCGGATACCGATGGTGAGGAACGGCCCGGCGCGGTGAAGACCGCTTCGCGGGCCCGGGTGTCGGGTGGGGTGCGTCTGTATGCGCCGGGGGCGCGGCTGGTGTCCACGCGGCAGGTGGCCCAGGTGGTGGAGGCGGTGGGGCACACGGTTGCCGCGCGGGGGATCGGCTGCGTGTACGGGGACACGGGGCTGGGGAAGACGGTCGCGGTCGAGCAGGCTCTGCATCTGCTGCCTGGCCGGGTGCCGGTGTGGCGGGCGGTGGTGGGGGTCAGGCCCGGGCTGCCGCAGGTGCGGGCCGCGTTGTGCGAGGCGCTGGGGCTGCCGTCGGGGTCCTTGACCCATCGTGCCGGTCCGGCTGACCAGGCGCTGGCGGAGGCGCTGGCCGAGCCGGGTGTGCTGTTCCTTGACGACGCGCAGCGTTTGTCGCCGCCGGTGCTGGACTACCTGCGCCAGCTGTGGGATTCGCCGGGTTGTGCGGCTGCCCTGGTGCTGTGCGGGGCGGGCAGTGAGCGGGCGCTGGCCCGGGCCGCGGCGATGCGTTCCAGGGTCCTGACCTGGCATCAGGTCAGCCGTCTCGACACGGAGGATGTGCCGCGGACGCTGGGTCTGTTTCACCCGGTGTGGGAGGACGCTGATCCGGCCGACCTGGGGCGGGCGGATGAGCAGACTGCCCGCGGTAACTTCCGTACCTGGGCGAAGATCACCTCGCATGTCTGTGCGGCCCGGGGCCGCGACCCTGGTGCGGGCGTGGATCGGGATGCGATCGGCCAGGCCTGCGCCCGGCTCGGTCCGTACTCATGACGGCCCCTCTTACGCGCCCGGGGCACACCGGTTCCGGCGGCGGAGCACCTCATCCCGTTCGGCGCGGAGGTGAAGCGGCGCGATGACGGACAACGGACCGCGGGACACCCATGGCGGCCGCGGCGTTGACGCGGGAGGGCAGTGGCTGCCACCGCCGGGGGATCCGGCGGGTGTGCTCGGGAAGCAGTCGCTGGTTGCGCTGCGGGCGCCCGCGGTGCGGCGCCTGCTGGCGTTGCGGGCCCGGGGCGGTCTTTCGCGGCAGCATGTGCGGCTGGCGGGGGAGTGCCTGGGGGCGTCGGAGCGCACGGTATGGCGGTGGCTGGCCGAGGCGTCCCGGAGTCCGGCGGCGGCTGCGCATCCCGGAGCCCGCCGCACCGGCCGGTTCGAGATCACCGCGGAGATCCGGGTGCTGCTGGCGTACTGGCACGGCAACGCCTCCGCAGTCCACCGCCAGCTCGTGGAGCGCGCCGCGGCCGAGGCCGGGGGCGTACGCGCGCAGACGTCCGGTACTGCCGCGCCCGTCCCGCCGGACCCGGTGGCTGTTCCGGGTGGGGCAGCCCTGTCGCAGGTGCCGCTGCTGGATCCGGTCCCGTCGCTGTCGACGTTCCTGCGCGCGCTGCGCCGTGATCTGACGGCGGGGGAGCGCGCCGGTCTCGCCATCGGAGCGGAGGCAGCACGCGCCCATGACGTGTTCGGCAAGCGGCCGCCGTCATGGCGCAACTACGCCTGGGAGACCGACCACGTCCAGGCCCCGCTGCTGGTCGACGCCGACGGCGACCTGGTGCGCCCGTGGATCACCTGGTTCATCGACACCGCCACCAAGGTCATCACCGGCACCGCTGTCACTCCGGGCCATCCCTCCCGCGCGTCGGTGCTGGCCGCCTTGCGTGCCGCAGTGGTGCGGGATGAGCCCTACGGCCCGGCCGGGGGAGTGCCGGAGCTGGTGAGGGTGGACCGGGGCAAGGATTTCCTGTCGGCGGCCGTCACCACGGCGCTCGGCGCGATGGGCGTGACGGTCAAGGACCTGCCTGCCTACAGCCCGCATCTGAAAGGCACGGTGGAGAGCCTCAACCGGGCTGCGGACCGGATGCTGTTCGCCGCCCTGCCCGGCTACACCGCCGGGCCCACCGGGCCCCGCGCGCAGCGGCGCGGTCGTACTGCGGGGGCGGTGTCCGCCCTGTCGTTCCAGGACTTCACCGCGGAGGTCCTGGCGTGGACGAACTGGTGGAACATCGCGCACCGCCCGAAAGCCCTGTCGGGCCGTACGCCGCTGGAGGCGTGGCAGGCCGATCCGACCCCTGTCACCGACATCCCCGCCGCCGACCTGTGGGCCTTCACTCTCGAGGACGACGGCCGGCTGCGGAAGCTGACCAGCCACGGCGTGAGCTGGCGCGGCCGCACCTACACCGCCGCGTGGATGACCGGCCAGGCCGGCCGCCAGGTCCGCGTGCGCTACATGCCGCACCACGACCACGAGATCGAGGTCTGCGACGCCCGAGGCCGACACCTCGGCCCGGCGCACCTCGCGGACGCAGCCACTCCCGAGCAGTTGCAGGCGCTGCGCGAGGCACGTGCGGAGCGCGCCCGGCGCCTGCGCGCCGACGTGAAGGCCGCCGAACGCCTGCGCCGCCAGCGATTCGCCCCCACCACCAGTGCGGAGCCCGCCCAGCGGCTGGGAGCCGTCACGGCCGCCCAGGTAGAGCGTGAACTCGCCGCCGCCGACTACACCGACGTCGCACGGCTGGCACTGCCCGACCTGATCCCCGCCCGCCCCGCCTCCGGCGCACTGGCGCACTCCGCCCGCCCTTGCGGCCGGCACAGCGACGCCCCCGCCCGCCTCCGCTCCAGCAGACCCGCCAGGGGACGTTGCGCCGGAGACCGGCTCCCGACCCGCAGGAGACGCCTGATGACCGCGGCCTCCTACCAGTACGTCGACCTGCCCGACGCGGCCGTCGTCACCACCCGGGCCCTGCTCACCGCGCGGGAGAACATCACCGACACCGTCGCCGCACGCGCCATGATGTGCATCCACGGCGGTGCCGGCCACGGCAAGACGCTCGCGGTCAACACCTGCCTGCACGAACTCGAACCCGCAGAGGATGTCCGACGGGTCACCTTCCGTGCCCGCCCCACCGCCCGGGCCGTGCGCTACGAGCTGTTCACCGCGCTCGACCTGCCCGGTGAACCACCCCGCCATCCCAGCGAGTTCGACCGCCTGCTGAAAACCTCCCTGGCCGAACACCCCCGCACCTTCCTCGTCGACGAGGCCCAGTGGCTCAACGGAGAAGCGTTCGAATACTTCCGCTACCTGTGGGACGAGCCCGCCACCCGCTTCGCGGTCGTCTTCGTCGGCGGCGAGGGCTGCCACACCGTGCTGCGCCGCGAACCGATGCTCTCCTCCCGCATCTTCATCTGGCAGCACTTCACCCGCCTCACCCCAGATGAAGTCCAGCAGGTCATCCCCCTGTTCCATCCGGTGTGGGCCGACGCCGACCCCGACGACATCGCTTTCGCCGACAGCCACGCCGCCCATGGCAACTTTCGCGCCTGGGCCCAGTTGACCGCCCACACCCGTACCGCGCTCGCCCGCACCGGCCGGCCCCGGGCCGACCGGGAACTGCTGCGCTGGGCCTTCAGCCGCCTCGCCTGACCACCACGCCGCCATGCCGCCCACCATGCCACCGTGCGTCGCCGTGGTCCTCGACCCGGGCGACGATGCGATCCACACGCACACGGCCCTGGCCGCCCACCATCCGCCCTCCGGGCGGATCACCCTGCACCCCGGCCCGGGCAGCACCAGCGAGACCGGCCTCGCCCACGACCTTCTGGCCGCTCTGGGCAAGCCGCCCCTGCTCCCGGGGCGTTTCCCCGCCGGCCGTCAGCCCGCCTGGGAAGCCGCCACCGCCTGGATCACGGCCCTGCCCGTCACCCGGCTGACCGTCCTGCGCGCCCACCGCCTCACCGCCCGCCGCACGATGCGCCTCCTGCAGATGCGCACCCTCACCGGCATCCACCTGACCCTGGTCTGCCACCGCCCCCATCTGCCCGCCGCCCTGCACCAGGCGCTGCAGACGGCCGACTACGCCGTCATCGCCGACTTCCAGGCCGCCCGCCGTCACTACTACGGCACACCCGCTCCCGTACCCCCGCCTGCGGACGAGGCCGCCCGGCCGGCAGACCGGTGGCTCACTCTGCCCGTGCTGGAGCGCCTGGTCTCCTACGACAGCCCCGCCCCATGTACCGGCCCGTGCACGCCGCCGCCGATCGTCTTCCGGCACCGCCCGCCACCCGCACCCCTCACCCAGCAGACAGTCCGGGAGATCGCCCGACGCCTGGCCACCGTGACCGCCCACCCCCGCTGGCCGCCGCCCTCACCGCCGCGTCATTCACAGGCGCCTCCTTCCAGCAACTCGCCACCGCCCGCCCCGGCGACTACGACGACGCGGCGGCCAGCCTGGCCCTGCACGACCGCGCCCGCTACACCGACGGCTGCGCCACCTACAGCGTGCCGCCGTGGGCACGCACCTTCCTGAAGGCTGCCGTGTGCTTCGCCCGGCTCGCCCCCGGCCCAGGACCAGCACCTGCTGGCCGGCCCCCACGACCGCACCCACCTGCTGCGCGTGGCCGAAGCAGCGAGGCTTCGCCCGCCACAACCGCCCGCCGGCCAGCGCACCGGCCGTATCCAGTGGGACTGGCGCGAACGCAAGGAAGCACAGCGCTACGACACGATGCTGACCCGGCACCAGACCCCACCTTCGCCCTGAGCCCAGCCCCCGACACCCAGGGCCGGCAAGGGAAAGACGGCGCCGCGCGGCACAGCGAGCCAGGGGCGTGGTCAGTCGATGGAGAAATCGGCGAACTCCACGTCAGTGAAGGCGATCCCGAGACCGTGGGCGCGCCGGCCTCCGTCCCGGAAGTAGGCATGTCCCAGAGCACGGGCGAGGATCACCATCTGCTGCTGCTCGCCTCCGCCGGCGTCCCGGGCGGCGAACAGCTCGCGGGCCACTTCTCCCGACAGGTACTGGGTGATCAGCCGTACCCGCGGATCGTCCGAGGAGCCTGCCGGAGCGGCGAAACCGAACCGCGCCCTGGTGTGGAAGACAAACCCGTCGGCCTCGGCCCGGGCCCGTCGGCGGGAGCGCACCAGGGGCTGCCACCGTGCCCTGACGGCCTCATCGATCAACCCCGCATGCACAGCACTGGGACGGCGGCGCATTCCCGGCCGGGTGGTGACCCACCGCTGTACCGTGCGCTGGGAGATCCCCAGGAGGACGGCCACGTTCTTCGTGGAGCTCTTCTCCGCCTTGAGCAGGAAGCGCACAGCGGCATCCTTCGTAGGCACGGGACGGGTCAGCAACGCTCGTTCGAGCCCTTTGACGATCTCACCCATGCCCGCCCCCGAGCGTTCTGCCGCCGCGATGACTGGTGCACGGCGGCCGTCTGCTCTCCCAGATCTCTCACACCAAGCCGCTCCCCCCGGCCAGTT
This window contains:
- a CDS encoding XRE family transcriptional regulator yields the protein MAEIEDAIERADQESFTRQPPKTLKGQIGYLIKQLKTTRAVAEEIGVSQRSVERYRKGERKHPPRAIADRIDAAVRQRWQPQVRKRRQQQAATATGITVETTARFGYTAPIGTTDDGRFPRLTVHLPPAYAQRLFDARNPGASGQQMRQIIAEGLKEIYFQDSGSRALGLSDVTLNDIDYLDLDY
- a CDS encoding ATP-binding protein, producing MTVLQAPVGEAVSGPAGSAEAGRVVRSVVVRRLLAVEREGGLSALHVRIAAGLAGVSERTVWRWLAEGRVEARPRRGGFTVGDPLWEVLTQVGGNVAELRRRMLRAQEEGVLERWGAELVPSLATLHRAIKGELRAGRVLQVARTASGRVEPSRYDRALAELGFTDGANGPPVVDGPDALPSDTDGEERPGAVKTASRARVSGGVRLYAPGARLVSTRQVAQVVEAVGHTVAARGIGCVYGDTGLGKTVAVEQALHLLPGRVPVWRAVVGVRPGLPQVRAALCEALGLPSGSLTHRAGPADQALAEALAEPGVLFLDDAQRLSPPVLDYLRQLWDSPGCAAALVLCGAGSERALARAAAMRSRVLTWHQVSRLDTEDVPRTLGLFHPVWEDADPADLGRADEQTARGNFRTWAKITSHVCAARGRDPGAGVDRDAIGQACARLGPYS
- a CDS encoding AAA family ATPase — encoded protein: MTDNGPRDTHGGRGVDAGGQWLPPPGDPAGVLGKQSLVALRAPAVRRLLALRARGGLSRQHVRLAGECLGASERTVWRWLAEASRSPAAAAHPGARRTGRFEITAEIRVLLAYWHGNASAVHRQLVERAAAEAGGVRAQTSGTAAPVPPDPVAVPGGAALSQVPLLDPVPSLSTFLRALRRDLTAGERAGLAIGAEAARAHDVFGKRPPSWRNYAWETDHVQAPLLVDADGDLVRPWITWFIDTATKVITGTAVTPGHPSRASVLAALRAAVVRDEPYGPAGGVPELVRVDRGKDFLSAAVTTALGAMGVTVKDLPAYSPHLKGTVESLNRAADRMLFAALPGYTAGPTGPRAQRRGRTAGAVSALSFQDFTAEVLAWTNWWNIAHRPKALSGRTPLEAWQADPTPVTDIPAADLWAFTLEDDGRLRKLTSHGVSWRGRTYTAAWMTGQAGRQVRVRYMPHHDHEIEVCDARGRHLGPAHLADAATPEQLQALREARAERARRLRADVKAAERLRRQRFAPTTSAEPAQRLGAVTAAQVERELAAADYTDVARLALPDLIPARPASGALAHSARPCGRHSDAPARLRSSRPARGRCAGDRLPTRRRRLMTAASYQYVDLPDAAVVTTRALLTARENITDTVAARAMMCIHGGAGHGKTLAVNTCLHELEPAEDVRRVTFRARPTARAVRYELFTALDLPGEPPRHPSEFDRLLKTSLAEHPRTFLVDEAQWLNGEAFEYFRYLWDEPATRFAVVFVGGEGCHTVLRREPMLSSRIFIWQHFTRLTPDEVQQVIPLFHPVWADADPDDIAFADSHAAHGNFRAWAQLTAHTRTALARTGRPRADRELLRWAFSRLA
- a CDS encoding XRE family transcriptional regulator, with translation MGEIVKGLERALLTRPVPTKDAAVRFLLKAEKSSTKNVAVLLGISQRTVQRWVTTRPGMRRRPSAVHAGLIDEAVRARWQPLVRSRRRARAEADGFVFHTRARFGFAAPAGSSDDPRVRLITQYLSGEVARELFAARDAGGGEQQQMVILARALGHAYFRDGGRRAHGLGIAFTDVEFADFSID